The genome window TAAGAGCCTGGTAATTGATAATAGCAGGGTCAATGTGCTCAAAATTCGACACATGAAAACTGagtattaatattaaaaattaattgctgAGCATAAATTTTTGAGTTCACCCAGAGCAGTGTCATCTGCTTTCCAGTGAAGGAATCATTCTCCTGGCTAaactttgcaaaatattttttgattaagTAACAATATAGTGAGTGTTACTGTGATTGTTGCAACTATtaaagatgatgatgatgatggtttCACACATTGTAAGAGGCAGTGTGCAGAATTCCGTTGTTGGATTTGTTAAGGTGATGGATGAGACTGCCTCACAGGAGAAGAACATTGCAGCCTTAAAGAAAGCAATTGCTGATACGGAAGCACCTGTAAAAGTGGCCCAAACCCGCTTGGAAGCGAGGAACCATCGCCCCAATGTGGAACTGTGCTATGACACAGTGCACAGCAGCCTGATGAGTGAAGTCCAAGAGATTACCAAAAATCTTCAAAGGCAAGTGGAAATGATGGACGAGGAAAATCTGTGGTATTGGTTAATTTAATGTGTCAGCATAACAACTCATAATATGGGTCCCTGCTGTTCTCTCTGAAAAGTTTGGAATTGCTTTTCTCTTAAAGGCAGGACACTTTAAGGGAAGTTAATGGATAAACTTTATAGGAAGACAGTGGATATTGTCTCTGCGAATCCCTTtccatctttctttttcttgctcaGAATTCCTAACCCTtatgagaaaagaaaacaaaaaaaaaacaactatcCATGTGTTTTCAACTAATGCCTGCCTCTATTTTCCCTGTTAGATTAAAGgatgcactggcacaggctcAGAGCGAGCTGAAAGGCCTGAGCCGCCGGCAGCTTTCCTTGGAGGAAGAGATCAAGGTCAAGGAGAACACACTATACATTGATGAAGTGCTGTGCATGCAAATGAGAGAGTCTGTTTGCATAAACAATTACTGAAGTCATTATACTGGGAGACTGTGCTCCAAAGAACCAGCTCCTACTGAAATTTTATTTGCAAACTTCTAAATTTATTGGCTTGGCTCAATGCTGTCTAGTTGCACAAGGTAGTTAAAACAGACCTAGTACTTACAGCTGTTTGTTTCAGGACTATCTATGCTCTAAAATGTTTGATGAAATCTTCCTCTTGGCAATAAACACCAGAATAATGAGAAATGCCCTTTCTTCCATGTTTGTCTCATGTGTAACCAATGATGTCTTTTACCATTGAAAGGTGTCAAAAGGCAACTGTGTGGAAGCCGAAGCAGGAGTGTCCTCATAAATCACTTATTGGAAAGCTGGGCAAGTGGGAGGGATGTGTCTCAGGACTGGTTatgcaatgttttgtttttattttagcatCTGCTGCTAAGAACTAGACAGTGTGGCCAACTTAACAGGACCTAACTTATCTAATTGATACACTAGATAGTGCATCTGTCTGCCTCTGAATTGAGATCAAGTCAAGGCTGACTTTGGAAAAATCACTTGTTCACCCCATGTCTCAGTTTCCCTATTCGTAAAATGGAAACAATGAGGTGGGCTTCAGTGCTAAAGTGTTTGAAGCTCTACAATGAGAAGTGCTGAAAAAAGAGGGTCTTATTTTTATCAGAGATGCCTGTAAGGGTGGAAAAGGGATCACTGCTTCCCTTTGGTTCTGGCAAGGAAAACCAAAGCAAGGACAAGAATAAATAATGCTGGAGACAAAGGAGTCCAGTTCCCAAGTCCAACATTTTAATACATGGAGTTTAAAATTGTCCCTTGGCTCTCTCTTGCTGGAATGGTAACTCCCTTTTGGAGGCACCGCTGTCAAAATTCAAATCCCTTAGTGAAGCACTCCAAAGGACCCATTAATGCAGATGTTACTGGGTGTTCTTCTCTTCCTGTAGTTTACACCATTGGGTAGGTGATGACAAAATAATTAAGTTCTGAGTCAATCAGGTACTTGAATTTCCTGTAAATATCAGCCAGCAGCCGCTCCTCCTCAGTGCTGTCGTCTTGGGCTGTGTAAATCCTGACCTGTACGCACAAACAGCAGTCATGTCTCTCAGATATAGGGACCTCAACCCATTACAGCTCATGGCAACAAGACGCATCTGTGACTAATAAGGAATCTACAGAAGCAAAATTCCTTGAATTGGAATAGAATCTTGAGGCTTTACTCTCTTCCCACTCCCAGCTGACTGAAACTATCTCCTGCCAAAGAATTTTTGGGAAGTGTTGGGAGAAACGGATTAAATAGTGGAAGACTGGCAAGAAGGATTGTAAATCACTCGGGTGACCTTGCAGATGGGAATAGCTCTTGATAACCCAGTATGAAGGCCAGCCAGTGATCCTCTGGCCCGGAACGAGTTTAACTGTGCCTCTTTCTCCACTTGTGTGTGTCTGCCTGGCGGTTGCTTTGGGGATGCCTCGATGAGTGAAAGAAGGGAAGTAAATTTACTCTTTGTCTTTTACTGTGGTTTTGTGGTTGTCCCAGCTGTCTGCCTGTGCTGACTCAGACAGGAAGAACAAGGTTCTTTTTGCCCCCAGAAGTGATGCGTCCCTGCCTGGGATCTGCACAGATCTGTGAGGACCTACTGAATTCAGATTGTAGCACAGAAAGTAGCATGTCAGTATGGTTTACACTAGCTACAGTGGTGGCCTGGCCCCAGTTCAGCACAGGACCCCTGAAGGGTGTGATGTGTTTATATCTTTTTGCAATTTAGTGGAATTCAGTCCACCTTCCTTGGTTTAAGCATAGACATAAGCACTGAGCCTGAGAGGTAACTGAGAAATCCTGGAAGTGGGAGATGGCTTGAACTAGAGGTGAAAGAGGGACTGCCAGTCTAGGAAGAGCTTCTGGAATTTTCAGGACTTCATAATAAACTTCTGTAGTATCTGTATGTGGCTAAGTAGAGTTGGAAAACTTCCTCAACCTTGAGTGGCTCCCATGCTCTTTAGTACTAAGGCATAACATAGGGAAGATAGTTACATTAACATTTCTGTAAGTGATCTTTGCCTGGGCATGGGGACCTTTGGGTATAGGAGCAAGAATGGGAATGGGAGTTTTGAAGCACAAAGTCTTACCTTTATGGTAGTCAAAATGCATTTCCTTTCTGCACGGTTTTGTAGAAGTCTCTCCATGAAGCTGACACTTAGAAATGCCCAGACTTTCAGAAATAACAACCTCTTGCATGATAAGATAAGCTGTAGCAGCTCATTGTCCAGCAACTCATGGTCATTGTTTAATTCAAGTGTtaatttcttgaaaaaaaataaacactgttAATGCTACTAAACAGATGTTGCATGCAGTAACTAGAATTCACAAATAGTGTTCCAagttaacaacaaaaaaagcagatCAATTTTGTACCTTGATATTAGCTGAGGATCTGTTTTGCATTGTGACAACAGTGTATGTGCTACAGTAAATTGCTCTCCTGTGGTGACCTTCTGTGCATTTATTAGAAAATTCTGCACCTACAGTCATACCATGATCTTATCTGAACATAATGAAAATTATCCCAGAGACAAGACTAGAGCTAATGATGGTTTCTAGAATGCTTTATATATCTATGGTGTTTATTGGCAACTCTGCAATGGAACAGGACTTACAAAAGCTGTCAGCAACCATCAGGTGTAAGGCCACGTGTTTCCCTCTGGCATGCAAAGACCTGATTCTCACTTACGTGGGTAGCTGTTGCAAACCTTTGATGGCACATCCCTTGTGACACCGAAGTGCTTTGACACAGGCACTAGTTAATTTAGATGTGCTGTAGGACATTTGTGCATTGTCAAAATAGAGCAGCCTGATAGCATTATGAAGGGTTATTACTGGACACGGATAATTTCATTAACGATATTATGGGTGAAACACTGAAATTACTCACTTACGAAACCTGCCTTCTGAATGTAAAACTAAAGCAGTCAGGAACTTCTGTTGCTGACTGCTGTTATGCAGAAGGCCTACATGATTACTTTGTATAGCTTTGTGATACTGCAGTAGGGTGTCTCTGTTGTTTCCCTTACCTGCAGACCATGCCAGTAAGCTGGGAGAAGGTTGGTGAGGGTAGGTCTCATTGTCCAGTCTGGGTCACTAAAATAACAGCTCCGTAGGCTGATGCTCCTAACTGGGATCTCCTCTAGCAGAATCCTAGCTAGGTGATCATGCTTCATGACTCTTTCAAAGAAGAAGTTCACATTCAGTTTTGGGGCTCTCTTGGCTAAGTTTGCCCATGACATTCCTGAGACCACTTGCCCATGAGGGTCATGGATATGACACTTGATATTCAAGGTGCACAGGGAATGAGAGCTGCGCTCCCGCAGGATGTCCAGCAGTTCATCAGAGATGCAGTTATAATTGAAAGTCAGGATGGTCAGCCTGTGGAACTTAGACATAGTTTGGTGGAACAAGGCACTGCTGTAGACAGAAAGGTGGAGACTGAAGAAATCCTCAATATTGATTTCAGATATGAAGCTTCTATTTGTCAAACTGCTTAGAGAATTCAGAAGCTCACAGCCTTCTTCCAAAGTTATTCTTGCTCCTTTCAAGTTAAGATAATCAAGTTGATTGCTCATTCTTTTCAGGAAGGCAGCTAAATTCTTGATAAACTGAGCCCTAACCACATTTTTCCAGATCAAGCAGTCTAATTCTAGGTA of Passer domesticus isolate bPasDom1 chromosome 19, bPasDom1.hap1, whole genome shotgun sequence contains these proteins:
- the FBXO39 gene encoding F-box only protein 39, coding for MEDDSEPEQSSWAYLPDVCLRLVFHWLDDRDRSRAALVCKKWSCAMRSGSLWRCRTITFYGQPSRARTLEFQSALWYTKKFGKYLKHLEIKLSNPYNTPFIKKFQVIMRGLLSHLGKCNSHLVSLSIKYLELDCLIWKNVVRAQFIKNLAAFLKRMSNQLDYLNLKGARITLEEGCELLNSLSSLTNRSFISEINIEDFFSLHLSVYSSALFHQTMSKFHRLTILTFNYNCISDELLDILRERSSHSLCTLNIKCHIHDPHGQVVSGMSWANLAKRAPKLNVNFFFERVMKHDHLARILLEEIPVRSISLRSCYFSDPDWTMRPTLTNLLPAYWHGLQKLTLELNNDHELLDNELLQLILSCKRLLFLKVWAFLSVSFMERLLQNRAERKCILTTIKVRIYTAQDDSTEEERLLADIYRKFKYLIDSELNYFVITYPMV